One genomic segment of Caballeronia sp. TF1N1 includes these proteins:
- a CDS encoding aldehyde dehydrogenase (NADP(+)) produces the protein MKITGEMLIGASAVRGTDATLRAFDPARDIELEPVFGGGGDAEVARACELADAAFDAYRLAPLETRAQFLEAIADNIIALGDTLIDRAHAESALPKARIEGERARTVGQLRLFASLVREGRWLAATLDSAQPDRKPLPRSDLRLQKIPVGPVAVFGASNFPLAFSVAGGDTASALAAGCPVVVKSHPAHLGTSELVARAIQKAVADSGLPEGVFSLVVGAGNAIGEALVAHPAIKSVGFTGSRRGGLALVNIAAKRPEPIPVFAEMSSVNPVFALPGALAKRGDTLASGYIDSVTLGVGQFCTNPGLVIALADSDLDDFIDHAAAALEKKGTQTMLTAGIADAYANGVKERDATGAERIATGKQEGGAGGKGGALPALYRVTAEQFLTVPQLADEIFGPTSIIVVCQGEDEMIDVARRLEGQLTATLLMDNDDIDLARRLMPVLERKVGRILANGFPTGVEVSYAMVHGGPYPATSDSRATSVGAMAIERFLRPVCYQDLPAALLPESLADDNPLNLWRLRDGELGPN, from the coding sequence ATGAAGATCACCGGCGAAATGCTGATCGGCGCATCGGCCGTACGAGGCACCGACGCCACGCTGCGCGCCTTCGATCCCGCACGCGACATCGAACTCGAACCCGTCTTCGGCGGTGGCGGCGACGCCGAAGTCGCGCGTGCCTGCGAACTCGCGGATGCCGCATTCGACGCGTATCGTCTCGCGCCGCTGGAAACCCGCGCGCAGTTTCTCGAAGCGATCGCGGACAACATCATCGCGCTCGGCGATACGCTGATCGACCGTGCGCACGCGGAATCCGCGTTGCCGAAGGCGCGAATCGAAGGCGAACGCGCGCGCACGGTCGGACAACTGCGGCTCTTCGCGTCGCTCGTGCGTGAAGGCCGATGGCTTGCCGCCACGCTCGATTCCGCCCAACCCGACAGAAAGCCGTTGCCGCGCTCCGATCTGCGTTTGCAAAAGATTCCGGTCGGTCCGGTTGCCGTGTTCGGCGCTAGCAATTTTCCGCTGGCGTTCTCGGTCGCGGGCGGCGACACGGCGTCGGCGCTCGCGGCGGGCTGTCCTGTCGTCGTCAAGTCGCATCCGGCTCATCTCGGCACGTCCGAACTCGTGGCACGCGCGATCCAGAAAGCCGTTGCCGACAGTGGCCTGCCCGAAGGCGTGTTCTCGCTGGTGGTCGGCGCGGGCAATGCCATCGGCGAGGCGCTGGTGGCGCATCCCGCGATCAAATCGGTTGGTTTCACGGGCTCGCGCCGCGGCGGCCTCGCGCTCGTGAACATCGCGGCGAAGCGCCCCGAGCCGATTCCCGTTTTCGCCGAAATGAGCAGCGTGAATCCGGTCTTCGCTTTGCCGGGCGCGCTCGCCAAGCGCGGCGATACGCTCGCTTCGGGCTATATCGATTCGGTGACATTGGGCGTCGGCCAGTTTTGTACGAATCCCGGCCTTGTGATCGCGCTGGCGGATTCCGATCTCGACGATTTCATCGATCACGCAGCGGCCGCGCTCGAAAAGAAGGGCACGCAGACAATGCTGACCGCGGGCATCGCCGACGCCTACGCGAACGGCGTGAAGGAACGCGACGCGACGGGCGCGGAACGCATTGCAACGGGCAAGCAGGAAGGTGGCGCAGGTGGCAAGGGCGGCGCGTTGCCGGCGCTGTATCGCGTGACGGCGGAGCAGTTCTTGACCGTGCCGCAGCTCGCCGACGAAATTTTCGGGCCCACGTCGATCATCGTCGTGTGTCAGGGCGAGGACGAGATGATCGACGTCGCGCGTCGTTTGGAAGGCCAGTTGACCGCGACCTTGCTGATGGACAACGACGACATCGATCTCGCGCGCCGGCTCATGCCCGTGCTCGAACGCAAAGTGGGCCGCATTTTGGCGAACGGCTTTCCGACCGGCGTCGAGGTGTCGTACGCGATGGTGCACGGCGGCCCGTACCCGGCGACTTCCGACAGCCGTGCGACTTCGGTCGGCGCGATGGCGATCGAACGGTTTCTGCGGCCGGTGTGCTATCAGGATTTGCCGGCAGCGCTCTTGCCCGAATCGCTTGCCGATGACAACCCGCTCAATCTCTGGCGCCTTCGCGATGGCGAGCTGGGACCGAATTGA
- a CDS encoding MFS transporter, whose protein sequence is MLGIGLVNMLVALDQTVVSTALPSIVAELHGFEYYAWIASAYLLASVVTVPVFGRLGDYFGRKRFVIAAVITFTVASVLCGLAPDMLFLALARGLQGVGGGMMVGTAFAAIPDLFPDPRARVRWQVVLAAAYGIGTAAGPSLGGWMSQHWGWRSTFLVNLPVGALALYFIWAHLPNLHRPREGGVKIDWPGAVLVALVLGGFQALIEALPKGGLSAGNLALGGAVIVGAAALLICERRATHPIIPLDIFREPQLVTLFTLSFLAGFVMFSLIFFAPLLLQGGFGLSPQEAGLLATPIAACIALGSFINTRIVIHLRKPTMILTIGFTLLMLASVALAFAQETTPYLYIELPMGAVGIGLGFVLNNMNIFGQEIAGRERFGITTALLQSTRMVGGMLGTSIVGTIVAHHYASVVSRTISVLGTSAASQWRPRFIDPRILVDEALRDTLLSELRTAGLDAPALFDAARDALVQSIHIGVMLTAVAALVAALLVRRISHITFRRAGASAKDAA, encoded by the coding sequence ATGCTCGGCATCGGACTCGTCAACATGCTCGTGGCGCTCGATCAGACCGTGGTGAGCACCGCGCTGCCGTCTATCGTCGCGGAACTGCACGGCTTCGAGTATTACGCGTGGATCGCGAGCGCGTATCTGCTGGCGTCGGTGGTGACGGTGCCCGTGTTCGGACGTCTCGGCGATTACTTCGGCCGCAAGCGTTTCGTGATCGCCGCGGTGATCACGTTCACCGTGGCGTCGGTGCTGTGCGGACTTGCGCCGGACATGCTGTTTCTCGCGCTTGCGCGCGGCTTGCAGGGCGTGGGCGGCGGCATGATGGTCGGCACCGCGTTCGCCGCGATCCCCGATCTCTTCCCCGATCCGCGTGCCCGCGTGCGCTGGCAGGTGGTGCTGGCGGCGGCATACGGCATAGGCACGGCGGCGGGGCCGTCGCTCGGCGGCTGGATGAGTCAGCACTGGGGCTGGCGCTCGACCTTTCTCGTGAACTTGCCGGTCGGCGCGCTGGCGCTGTACTTCATCTGGGCGCATTTGCCGAATCTGCATCGGCCGCGTGAAGGCGGCGTGAAGATCGACTGGCCCGGCGCCGTGCTCGTCGCGCTCGTGCTCGGCGGTTTTCAGGCGTTGATCGAGGCACTGCCGAAAGGCGGACTGTCGGCTGGCAATCTCGCGCTCGGCGGCGCGGTGATCGTGGGCGCGGCGGCGCTTCTGATCTGCGAGCGGCGCGCGACGCATCCGATCATCCCGCTCGATATTTTTCGTGAGCCACAACTCGTCACGTTGTTCACGCTGTCGTTCCTCGCCGGCTTCGTCATGTTCTCGCTGATCTTCTTCGCGCCGCTTTTGCTGCAGGGCGGCTTCGGCCTTTCGCCGCAGGAGGCGGGGTTGCTCGCCACGCCGATTGCCGCGTGCATTGCGCTTGGCAGCTTCATCAACACGCGTATCGTCATTCATTTGCGCAAGCCGACGATGATCCTCACCATCGGCTTCACGCTGCTGATGCTGGCGTCGGTGGCGCTTGCCTTCGCGCAGGAAACGACGCCCTATTTGTATATCGAGCTGCCGATGGGCGCGGTCGGCATTGGTTTGGGCTTCGTGCTCAACAACATGAACATCTTCGGGCAGGAGATCGCGGGGCGCGAGCGTTTCGGCATCACGACGGCGCTCTTGCAGTCCACACGCATGGTCGGCGGGATGCTCGGAACGAGTATCGTCGGGACGATCGTCGCGCATCATTACGCGAGCGTGGTTTCGCGCACGATCAGCGTTCTGGGTACGAGCGCGGCGTCGCAGTGGCGGCCGCGTTTTATCGACCCGCGCATTCTCGTCGATGAAGCGTTGCGCGACACACTGCTGTCCGAACTGCGCACGGCCGGGCTCGATGCTCCCGCGCTCTTCGATGCCGCCCGCGACGCGCTCGTGCAGTCCATTCACATTGGCGTGATGTTGACCGCAGTGGCCGCGCTGGTGGCGGCGTTGCTCGTGCGGCGGATTTCGCATATCACTTTTCGGCGGGCTGGGGCTTCGGCGAAAGACGCGGCGTAA
- a CDS encoding universal stress protein — protein MFKRIVVAIDGSRTSQRAFEIALDLAVTHQAVVQPYYVVESGAVYFDVPGYDPSQLQKTLAEEGSDLARQAADALRQRGIEGQVVTVEATASDDIAMLITKAAVDFNADVLIMGTHGRKGFQRLLLGSVAERCLRQATLPVLLIPSAASAEGDESA, from the coding sequence ATGTTCAAACGCATTGTCGTCGCCATCGACGGAAGCCGGACTTCACAGCGCGCCTTCGAAATCGCGCTCGATCTCGCTGTCACGCATCAGGCCGTCGTGCAGCCGTATTACGTCGTCGAGAGCGGGGCCGTGTATTTCGACGTGCCCGGCTACGATCCGAGCCAGTTGCAGAAAACGCTGGCGGAGGAAGGCTCCGACCTTGCTCGACAGGCGGCGGACGCGCTCAGGCAACGCGGCATCGAAGGGCAGGTCGTGACCGTCGAGGCCACCGCGAGCGACGACATTGCGATGCTTATCACCAAGGCCGCCGTCGACTTCAACGCCGATGTGCTGATCATGGGCACGCACGGACGCAAAGGCTTTCAGCGCCTGCTTCTTGGCAGCGTTGCGGAGCGATGCCTGCGGCAAGCCACGCTGCCCGTTTTGCTAATTCCCTCGGCAGCCAGCGCGGAAGGCGACGAGAGCGCCTGA
- a CDS encoding helix-turn-helix domain-containing protein gives MSDIFPSRRNLAQCSTCAMRHLCMPEGLNARDIAKLEHVISVTRSVRRGEALYRAGTPFDSLFALRSGSIKTVVIREGGREQVTGLLLAGDALGLDGIGEGEHACDAIALEDSSVCVIPYALFERMCRETDTLQKRMLRMLGQAINREADHVLQLGLLRAEERVARLLLDLSMRLAKRGYATAEFTLRMTRDDIGSYLGMTLETVSRTLSRFDKLGLIEAKGKSIRINDFERLRSI, from the coding sequence ATGTCCGACATTTTTCCCTCGCGGCGCAATCTGGCTCAGTGCTCGACCTGCGCCATGCGCCATCTCTGCATGCCCGAAGGCCTGAACGCTCGTGACATCGCCAAGCTCGAACATGTGATCTCGGTTACGCGTTCGGTGCGGCGTGGCGAAGCGCTCTACCGTGCGGGCACTCCGTTCGATTCGCTGTTCGCGTTGCGCTCGGGGTCGATCAAGACCGTGGTCATCCGCGAAGGCGGACGCGAACAGGTCACGGGCCTCTTGCTGGCGGGCGACGCGCTCGGGCTCGACGGTATCGGCGAAGGCGAGCATGCCTGCGACGCAATCGCGCTCGAAGACAGTTCCGTGTGTGTCATTCCGTATGCGCTTTTCGAGCGCATGTGCCGCGAAACCGACACCCTGCAAAAGCGGATGCTTCGCATGCTCGGACAGGCTATCAATCGCGAGGCGGATCATGTCCTGCAACTCGGCCTGCTGCGCGCCGAAGAGCGCGTTGCGCGCTTGCTGCTCGATCTGTCCATGCGGCTCGCCAAGCGGGGGTATGCCACGGCGGAGTTCACGTTGCGCATGACGCGGGACGATATCGGCAGCTATCTCGGCATGACGCTTGAAACCGTGAGCCGCACGCTCTCGCGTTTCGACAAGCTCGGCCTCATCGAAGCGAAGGGCAAATCTATTCGCATCAACGATTTCGAACGCCTGCGCAGCATCTGA
- a CDS encoding SUMF1/EgtB/PvdO family nonheme iron enzyme codes for MNREPSLRHPLLDRLAEARRVTDELFDIVKPEHLYDRPIAERHRIVFYIGHLEAFDRNLLDKRLFDLPDFNPAYDQLFAFGIDPVDGGLPTDQPADWPTLAEVRAYRDRVRADIDAQFDPVTIAARPLSADESPAQLLEVAIEHRLMHAETLAYMLHQLPVDRKIAPANAISQRNSERELSHETVSVPAGTATLGLTRQGGMFGWDNEFGQVRVDVPAFEIDRHMVTNGDYLRFIDAGGYWNRAYWTDADWAWKEEQRVAHPAFWIPAESDSSDGWRLRTMFEEIELPLDWPVYVSYAEANAYARWAGKALPSEAQWQRAAEGAPHEVEGNFDFRRWDPSPVQAYPENRSGFGVEGQFGNGWEWTSTVFGPLEGFEPFPFYLGYSANFFDGKHFIMKGGSPRTAACMLRPSFRNWFQGHYQYVYAGFRCISA; via the coding sequence ATGAATCGCGAACCTTCCCTGCGTCACCCGTTGCTCGACCGGCTCGCCGAGGCGCGTCGCGTGACCGACGAATTGTTCGATATCGTCAAGCCGGAGCATCTTTACGACCGGCCGATTGCCGAACGGCATCGCATCGTTTTCTACATCGGGCATCTCGAAGCCTTCGACCGTAATCTGCTCGACAAACGGCTCTTCGACCTGCCGGACTTCAATCCTGCCTACGACCAACTCTTTGCTTTCGGCATCGATCCGGTCGATGGCGGCTTGCCCACCGATCAGCCCGCCGACTGGCCCACGCTCGCCGAAGTGCGGGCGTATCGCGACCGCGTGCGCGCGGATATCGACGCGCAATTCGATCCGGTGACCATCGCCGCACGGCCGCTTTCCGCCGACGAATCACCCGCGCAGTTGCTGGAGGTCGCAATCGAACATCGGCTGATGCACGCCGAAACGCTTGCCTACATGCTGCATCAATTGCCAGTCGATAGAAAAATCGCGCCGGCGAATGCGATTTCGCAGCGAAACTCCGAACGTGAACTTTCCCACGAGACGGTGAGCGTGCCGGCCGGAACGGCGACACTCGGGCTGACGCGCCAAGGCGGCATGTTCGGTTGGGACAACGAGTTCGGCCAGGTTCGCGTGGACGTGCCTGCGTTCGAGATCGACCGTCACATGGTGACGAACGGCGACTATTTGCGCTTCATCGATGCCGGCGGCTATTGGAATCGTGCCTATTGGACCGATGCCGACTGGGCGTGGAAGGAGGAGCAACGCGTGGCGCATCCGGCCTTCTGGATTCCCGCCGAAAGCGACAGCTCCGATGGCTGGCGACTGCGCACGATGTTCGAGGAAATCGAGCTGCCGCTCGACTGGCCGGTGTACGTGAGTTATGCCGAGGCGAACGCCTATGCGCGCTGGGCCGGCAAGGCGCTGCCGAGCGAGGCGCAATGGCAGCGCGCGGCGGAGGGCGCGCCGCACGAAGTGGAAGGCAACTTCGACTTCCGGCGCTGGGACCCCTCACCCGTGCAGGCGTATCCGGAGAATCGCAGCGGCTTTGGCGTCGAAGGCCAGTTTGGCAATGGCTGGGAATGGACCTCGACGGTCTTCGGGCCGCTCGAAGGCTTCGAGCCCTTCCCGTTCTATCTCGGCTATTCGGCCAATTTCTTCGACGGCAAGCACTTCATCATGAAGGGCGGCTCACCGCGTACCGCGGCATGCATGTTGAGACCGAGTTTTCGCAACTGGTTTCAAGGGCATTACCAGTACGTCTACGCCGGGTTTCGCTGCATAAGTGCCTGA
- a CDS encoding TonB-dependent siderophore receptor, which yields MPVFRSNSAQALPAKALVHRAAIVAAIAVVFSVSAQAQTADAPSSTDNSASSANTLPAVKVQASKEALPGSLEPTYAGGQVARGASFGVLGQQKMLDVPFSMTTYTSKLIEDQQARTIGDVLMNDPSVRTSYGFGNFAETYVIRGFQLQGDDVSLNGLYGITPRQLVATDALERVDVFKGANAFLNGASPGGSAVGGGLNLQLKRADDKPLTRVTVEETASGDFGAHVDVGRRFGSEGQFGIRVNQANHDGETSIDGEHRRDNTTAVSLDWRGEKLRLYGDFLYQRQRVNGGRPTVNDSANYIPEPPSATYNYAQTWSYSSLEDTVGILRAEYDFLPGWTAYVTGGTRHTNEHGEYSSPTVSATGVTATRLGVPHQEDNTSAEAGVHGHFNTGPVSHFVAAGASIVRTDSQSAYTLSGSFPTSLYDTPQVGYPANAFTGGNLQDPQTTALNLLRSISVSDTLGFLNDRVLFTIGARHQELLSNSYSYTGAQTANYNQSITTPVFGLVVKPWENVALFANRSEALTIGDTAPNTALNFGQQLAPEKSKQYEVGAKYDNGKYGASLALFQIEKPMTYTNTAGFFVADGDERHRGVEASVYGEPVKGVRLIAGATYINATQQDTGTAVTNGNKPIGVPTMMFNLNAEYDVPMLNGLTLTARWIHTGSQYLNVNNTLSIPAWDTFDLGARYSTAVFGRPTTFRASVLNVANKSYWSSTSGGYLLQGAPRTVLLSVTTDF from the coding sequence ATGCCCGTGTTCCGTTCGAATTCCGCGCAGGCCTTGCCTGCCAAGGCGCTTGTTCATCGCGCCGCTATCGTTGCCGCTATCGCCGTCGTGTTTTCCGTGTCGGCCCAAGCTCAAACTGCCGACGCTCCATCCAGCACCGATAACAGTGCTTCTTCCGCCAATACTTTGCCTGCGGTCAAGGTTCAGGCTTCGAAAGAAGCGTTGCCCGGTTCGCTCGAACCGACTTATGCAGGCGGCCAAGTCGCGCGCGGCGCAAGTTTTGGCGTGCTCGGCCAGCAGAAGATGCTCGACGTGCCGTTCAGCATGACGACTTACACGTCCAAGCTGATCGAAGATCAACAAGCGCGCACTATCGGCGACGTGCTGATGAACGACCCGTCCGTGCGCACGTCTTACGGCTTCGGCAACTTCGCCGAGACCTACGTCATTCGCGGCTTCCAGTTGCAGGGCGACGACGTGTCGCTCAACGGTCTCTATGGCATCACGCCGCGCCAGCTCGTCGCGACCGACGCGCTCGAACGCGTCGATGTCTTCAAGGGCGCAAATGCGTTTCTGAATGGCGCATCGCCGGGCGGTTCGGCGGTGGGCGGCGGTTTGAATCTGCAATTGAAGCGCGCCGACGACAAGCCGCTTACGCGCGTGACGGTGGAGGAAACCGCTTCGGGCGATTTCGGCGCGCATGTCGACGTGGGTCGCCGTTTCGGCAGCGAAGGGCAGTTCGGTATTCGCGTGAACCAGGCGAATCACGACGGCGAGACGAGTATCGACGGCGAACATCGGCGCGACAATACGACGGCCGTGTCGCTCGACTGGCGCGGCGAAAAGCTGCGTCTCTACGGCGATTTTCTGTATCAGCGCCAGCGCGTGAACGGCGGCCGGCCGACGGTCAACGACTCGGCGAACTACATCCCCGAGCCGCCCTCGGCCACGTATAACTATGCGCAGACGTGGAGCTATTCATCGCTCGAAGATACCGTCGGCATCCTGCGCGCGGAATACGATTTTCTGCCTGGCTGGACGGCTTACGTGACGGGCGGCACGCGTCACACCAACGAGCACGGCGAGTATTCGTCGCCCACGGTGAGCGCGACTGGCGTGACGGCCACGCGTCTCGGCGTGCCGCACCAGGAGGACAACACGTCGGCGGAAGCGGGTGTGCACGGTCATTTCAACACGGGACCGGTGTCGCATTTCGTGGCGGCGGGCGCGTCGATCGTACGGACGGATTCCCAATCGGCCTACACGCTTTCCGGTTCGTTCCCGACGAGTCTGTATGACACGCCGCAAGTCGGCTATCCGGCTAACGCGTTCACGGGCGGCAATCTGCAAGATCCGCAGACCACCGCGCTGAATCTGCTGCGCAGCATTTCCGTGTCGGATACGCTCGGCTTCCTGAACGATCGCGTGCTCTTCACCATCGGCGCGCGGCACCAGGAATTGCTGTCGAATTCTTACTCGTACACCGGAGCGCAGACGGCGAACTATAACCAGTCCATCACGACGCCGGTCTTCGGCCTGGTCGTGAAGCCGTGGGAAAACGTGGCGCTGTTCGCGAATCGCAGCGAAGCGCTGACCATCGGCGACACGGCGCCCAACACCGCGCTCAACTTCGGGCAGCAACTCGCGCCCGAGAAGTCGAAGCAATATGAAGTCGGCGCGAAGTACGACAACGGCAAGTACGGCGCGTCGCTCGCGCTATTCCAGATCGAAAAGCCGATGACCTACACCAACACCGCGGGCTTCTTCGTCGCGGACGGTGACGAGCGCCATCGCGGCGTGGAGGCATCGGTGTACGGCGAGCCGGTAAAGGGCGTGCGCCTGATCGCGGGCGCGACTTACATCAACGCGACGCAGCAGGACACGGGCACGGCCGTGACCAACGGTAACAAGCCGATCGGCGTGCCGACCATGATGTTCAACCTGAACGCGGAATACGATGTGCCGATGCTGAACGGCCTCACGCTGACGGCGCGCTGGATACACACGGGGTCGCAGTATCTGAACGTGAACAACACGTTGTCGATCCCGGCGTGGGATACCTTCGACCTCGGCGCGCGCTACTCGACGGCGGTTTTCGGCCGTCCGACGACCTTCCGCGCAAGCGTGCTCAATGTGGCGAACAAGTCTTATTGGTCGTCGACGAGCGGCGGGTATTTGCTGCAAGGCGCGCCGCGCACGGTGCTGTTGTCGGTGACGACGGACTTCTGA
- a CDS encoding sterol desaturase family protein, which produces MELIGKITTYMMAIVLVASMTEAFVLHGKYKGTDRAFDWHEFWISLADLIGRKLLAFLPLSLATPVFHFAWEHRIHTVATNDLLTIFLLFIGQEFCYYWYHRIAHTVRFFWASHAVHHSPNQLTLSSAYRLGWTTKLTGSAIFFTPLSWLGVKPEVVIAVVSINLLYQFWLHATWIPKLGWLEYVFNTPSSHRVHHASNATYLDANFGGVLIIFDRLFGTYVEERADEPCRYGLTTPTTSHNPIVVETEHWVSLAKDMAGAKRVSDAVSFVLRPPGWLPNGQGETTQELQRRQKDSVQPAQAG; this is translated from the coding sequence ATGGAATTGATCGGCAAAATCACGACGTACATGATGGCCATCGTGCTTGTTGCATCGATGACCGAAGCGTTCGTGCTGCATGGCAAGTACAAAGGCACCGACCGCGCGTTTGACTGGCACGAGTTCTGGATTTCGCTCGCCGATCTGATCGGCCGAAAGCTGCTCGCGTTTTTGCCGCTCTCGCTAGCAACGCCTGTGTTTCATTTCGCGTGGGAACACCGTATTCATACCGTCGCGACCAACGACTTGCTGACGATCTTCCTGCTCTTCATTGGCCAGGAGTTCTGCTACTACTGGTATCACCGCATCGCGCATACGGTGCGCTTCTTCTGGGCGAGCCACGCGGTTCATCACTCGCCGAACCAGTTGACGTTGTCATCCGCTTATCGGCTCGGCTGGACCACCAAGCTCACGGGCTCAGCCATCTTCTTCACGCCGCTATCGTGGCTCGGCGTGAAACCGGAAGTGGTGATAGCCGTCGTGTCCATCAATCTGCTCTATCAGTTCTGGTTGCACGCTACGTGGATACCCAAGCTCGGCTGGCTCGAATACGTGTTCAACACGCCTTCTTCACACCGAGTTCATCATGCTTCGAATGCCACTTACCTCGATGCCAACTTCGGCGGTGTGCTGATTATCTTCGACCGGCTGTTCGGCACTTACGTGGAGGAACGCGCCGATGAACCCTGCCGCTACGGCCTGACAACGCCGACCACTTCGCATAACCCGATCGTCGTGGAGACGGAGCACTGGGTGAGCCTTGCAAAAGACATGGCCGGTGCAAAGCGCGTTTCGGATGCTGTCTCCTTCGTGCTTCGCCCGCCGGGTTGGTTGCCGAACGGTCAAGGCGAGACGACGCAGGAACTGCAGCGCAGGCAGAAAGACAGCGTACAACCCGCGCAGGCAGGTTGA
- a CDS encoding NAD(P)H-binding protein — MGQQRILVTAAAGKTGVHTVQNLLDSGHAVRALVRTVDARSEALRQAGAEVVVGDLLSHDDAIRATDGVSAAYLCFPVRPGFIQATAYFADAARRNGLDVVVNMSQISAREDSKSHAARDHWIAERVLDWSGVPTVHIRPTFFSEWMVFPWVRDTIVQDGKIALPFGNGRHAPIAAEDQARFIATVLANPAGHIGKTYELCGPIELSQKEIAEKIGAVLDRKVVYDPMTLDAYREHLSQYKLPEFMIQHFIEVAVDYQNGVFEGRNEIIGRVTGKAPQTVEEFVEANRAAFEKRGI; from the coding sequence ATGGGACAGCAACGAATTTTGGTTACGGCAGCGGCGGGCAAGACGGGCGTGCATACCGTTCAGAACCTCCTCGACAGCGGACATGCAGTCCGCGCGCTCGTGCGAACAGTGGATGCGCGCAGCGAGGCGCTTCGGCAGGCCGGGGCGGAAGTCGTCGTCGGAGACTTGCTCTCGCACGACGACGCCATTCGTGCGACGGATGGCGTCTCTGCCGCGTATCTCTGTTTTCCCGTGCGTCCGGGCTTCATCCAGGCGACCGCGTATTTCGCCGATGCAGCGCGTCGCAACGGACTCGATGTCGTCGTCAACATGTCGCAAATCTCCGCGCGAGAAGATTCGAAGAGCCACGCCGCGCGCGACCATTGGATTGCCGAGAGAGTGCTCGACTGGTCGGGCGTGCCGACGGTGCATATCCGTCCGACGTTTTTCTCCGAGTGGATGGTTTTTCCGTGGGTGCGCGATACGATCGTGCAGGACGGCAAGATTGCGCTGCCATTCGGCAACGGACGTCACGCGCCGATTGCCGCCGAAGATCAGGCGCGCTTCATCGCGACAGTGCTCGCGAACCCCGCAGGTCATATCGGCAAGACGTACGAGCTTTGCGGTCCCATCGAGCTGAGTCAGAAGGAAATTGCCGAGAAGATCGGCGCGGTGCTCGATCGCAAAGTCGTCTACGACCCGATGACGCTCGACGCTTATCGCGAGCATCTGAGCCAATACAAGTTGCCCGAATTCATGATCCAGCATTTCATCGAAGTGGCGGTGGACTATCAGAACGGCGTGTTCGAAGGGCGCAACGAGATCATCGGCCGGGTCACCGGGAAGGCGCCGCAGACCGTCGAGGAGTTTGTAGAAGCCAATCGGGCTGCGTTCGAAAAGCGCGGCATTTAA
- a CDS encoding DedA family protein produces MIQIPPSAIAQWGGAAVFANVLLTRLGVPLPSAPLLLFAGTAVANGRLSFVSVLVAAVAGALIGDGVWFAAGRIHGRKLIAALSRRSYAIDNGMRTTGALFERHGAPIVAVSKFIPGLGLVTPPLMGTTQIAVPAFFLWDTGGIVAWAAFWLLGGALFQRQLQWTLMELHLHGATVIDLLVVLALIFFAYRLLRRKPPHQPSDKSG; encoded by the coding sequence GTGATTCAGATACCGCCATCGGCGATTGCGCAGTGGGGCGGGGCGGCGGTGTTCGCCAATGTGCTGCTGACGCGGCTCGGTGTGCCGCTGCCTTCCGCGCCGTTGCTGCTGTTCGCGGGAACGGCTGTCGCGAACGGGCGGCTCTCGTTCGTCTCCGTGCTGGTGGCTGCCGTGGCGGGCGCGCTCATCGGCGACGGTGTGTGGTTTGCGGCGGGACGCATCCACGGGCGCAAGCTCATTGCCGCGCTTTCGCGTCGCTCCTATGCGATCGACAACGGCATGCGTACGACCGGCGCTCTTTTCGAGCGGCATGGCGCGCCTATCGTCGCGGTATCGAAGTTCATACCGGGACTCGGACTCGTCACGCCGCCCTTGATGGGTACGACGCAAATCGCCGTGCCCGCGTTCTTTCTTTGGGATACGGGTGGGATCGTCGCGTGGGCTGCGTTCTGGCTGCTGGGCGGCGCGCTCTTTCAGCGGCAACTGCAATGGACGCTGATGGAGTTGCATCTGCACGGCGCGACGGTGATCGACCTGCTGGTGGTGCTCGCGCTGATCTTCTTCGCGTACCGTCTGTTACGCCGCAAGCCGCCGCATCAGCCTAGCGACAAGAGCGGTTAA